Below is a genomic region from Phalacrocorax carbo chromosome 10, bPhaCar2.1, whole genome shotgun sequence.
GGCGCAGCTCCGGTGGCTCCGGTGCGGCCGGGCGAGCGGGAGGAGCTCAGCTCCGGCAAAGCCAGCCTTCGCTGCAAACGCACATTTCAACCTGGCCTGAATAGCAGGGGATTCCAGTAATGCACTTTGTCGCTCATAATGACTGCTCGAGATGAGATTTGCTGCTTATtaattaatgcatttatttgcaATTTAGCAGCAGAAATGAGCTGTGTTAATGacgacaaaaaaaaaccaaacctgctgGATGTTTTTGCTACAAGGAGAGCTGGGGCAGTGCGGTAACTATTGCTTGTCACGAGGTCAGAAGGCAGCGCGCAACTTTTGCCGGCGTAAAACCAGCAAGGCGAAACCCCGGGAGCTGGGAGAGTCGGGGGCCTCTAAGGATGGAGCTGCCACCAAGGTGGTCGGGAATTCAAGTTTCAGCTCCTTTGCTCAGTCCCTAGGGACAAACAGCTCAGCGCGCAGCCACCGCGCCGGCAGGCGCgcggggaaggcaggcaggtcGCCGAATAGGATCtactggattttgcacctggagttttgcagctgaaaacCAAAACTCGGCCTCTTTCCCAGGCATTTTTCATTCACTCTCTTCTCCCAGTATTTGCAAACACGGGGCCATGCGTCCCCGATCGATGGACTCCAAAGGCCTGTAAAGTCTTTCCAATTCTCTGAATTCCTCATTTCTAGCGACCGCAGGGTACATTCACCCCTGAGGTTCTGCTGCAGCTGACGACAGATGGTGGCTGCTCCCAGTATAAAAGTACAAGTTCAGCGCCACTTCTAATTGACCTGGACTTTGAGTCGCTGAGACACCCGCCCCTCCGGGGCTGGTAGCTCTGGGTTTGAGTGCGAGTAAGCGTTCGGTGCTGCCAACCAGAAACTAGTAAATCTGCAAACCTTCCCAACCCCTCGGTGAAGAAGTGGAACTGCAACGCGCCGTACTTTCCGCTGATAAAAGGCTGTTCCTAATCAGCAGCCAACTATTGCTGAACTGGTTTCCAGTTCCAAACAGTAACTTTTTACATCCTCAACCAGAACCGCGTGGAAACGTCGAAGCGACTTGGATATTCAGCACAAACCCCAACCCGCTCTGCCCCCCCATGCCCCTAAGCTAAGTTTGAACCGCCtatttggatttttgtttttaatacagtaaatatatacaaataaaaGTAACACAGACGCCGCTTATTTCTTTGTGAATTTGGCACTTTCCATGGAACGCGTACAGGAAAGCTCTGCAGCGGGAGCGGCACGGGGCCAAACCCCCCAGCGCCGCCCACCCACCCTTGCCACCACGAGACCGATTCTGTGTTAGCTCTGGAAGAACGAGATAAATAGCAACTCCTCAGCTACCACGTTTTCTAACAGGTAAAAGGTATTCTGGGCTTTCCCGGGCGCTCAGCAGAGCCCAACGCCGATCGCCCGGTGTCAAGCCTCAGAGAGAGCATTTATTCATCTTTCGCCACGTGTAGGTGATCTGGTAGcaaccttccttccttctgacTTAGAGGGAACACTGCTTTTATAAAACCCTTGGACAGGTAAGACAAGAACCAATACCACTGTACAGAATTCACTGCACAACTAGCTAATAGTAAGGAACCCAGCACTGACTTGCCACATTAAGGAAATGGGACTGAATACATTTGCAATCAACCGGTTAAGTGTACTGCACCGTAGGACTCGGTCTGTTGGTACGCGGCCCTCGCCCCTCAGTACGCTGGCACTTGGTAACCTTTCGGGTTGGTGTCTAAGGTCTCGGTGAAGGGGGGGCTCTGGTAGGTCTCTGTGCTCTCGATGCCGCTGGCGGCGGTGGGGTAGCCGGGGTACGCCGCGTTGGGGTCGGTGGCGAACTGATCGGTGGTAAAGAGCGACATGTCTGTCCCCAGGCGGTATCTCTGCAGCGCCTTCACCGCCAGCGCGACCTGCCGTGGGATGGAGGAGGGTTAGGGGGAGATGGCAACGGCGCGGCCAGGACCCCGTGTCTCCCCAGGACCCCACGTCCCCCCAGGACCCCGCATCCCCCGGCTCGCTGCAAAGCACCGAGCACACCACGGCATCCCAGGAGGCTGCTTGCCCCGCTCCATTAAAGCTGAGCACTAAAACAACCCCGAACCACAACCCCTTAGGCTAAAGATGCCATTTCTGTGTAACAGGTTGACTCCCATGAAGCTCCGCGTGGGCTGGGCGTCGCAGCCTGGGCTCGGGTCCCCGGCTGTGCAGATTTGGCACCTTTAGCACCAATAAACCCATCTGCTGCGGGGAGGGAACGCTGCTGAGTCCCGGGCCAGCAAAATAGGTCAGTTCTGCCGAGACTCCTTCACCCTCTTCCAGGTTGCCAGTATTCAGGTCGCAAACCATGGGAAatgctggtggcagagctgcgAGCACACCACGCTCGCTCTTATTTCAGGAGGTTTCATTAACAATTCAATTAGTTTATAAACGACAGGctcaaggaggggaaaaaaactgccTGCAGACATGGAGAACGGCTTCCCAACCACCGCCCAGCGCCCGCTCCCCGGCGCTGGCTGCGTGATCAAGCAGAGCACCTGGGTTTATTAATGGCACcagcagaggggctgctggTGCGACGCCACCTCCCAGCCATCCTCCGTGCCGGTGGCGGGGGACCGgcgtccccactgccctccCTGGGGCGGGAGCAGATGCTGATGGGACGGCGGAGGGCATCCCACCCAGCTCCCTTCCCCGGCGGCTGCGTTAAACGGGCAGTCTGGCAATGCAGCGATGGAGACGAGCTgtgagggagctgggattggAAGAGATTTATATCTATAATAATAGAGCAGGGAGCAGTTAAACAGGCGAGTAACTGGAGCCAGGCCTGCTGCTGGAAAGCCTCAGACTCTCTTTTGCCCCAGTTCTTTTAACGCAATATGGAATTACTGCCCACCTTGGGTGCTCTCTGCCCGCAATATGCCAAGGGAGGGGTGGAGGTGATGCAGGGGCCACCCCTGCCCCTCCACACGCAGCCCCCGGAGCAGGAGCCCCCTGAGCAGTGCAGGTACCCCCAGGTACATGCGGGGTCCAGCAGCTGTGGGCAAGGGGCCCCGCGGGGTTTTGCACACCCCTGGCAGACGTCCCTCTGCCACTGTGCAGCCCCGGGGACGCACAGGagcaagaggtgtttctgcaggcCCTGCCTCTGGGGTGGGCAGCAGAGGAGCCAGCCTGGCTTCCCCTGAGGGTGGGCTGATGGGCCTGAGAGCTCCCAAAATCCCCCTGTCATACCGTGCGACCAGCTCATCGTGGTGATACACTCCTGGGGACTTATGTGCTTCCAATCAAGCTACTCCCAGGGGTCTAATGAGGCCCTGAAATGAGGGCAGCTCATGGCTGGCCACGTTTTCAACGGGAACGCAACTTTCCAGCCTCAGGAGAAAGGGAAGTGTGGAATTCCCCAGTGAGAGGGGACCAGAGCTGATGCTTCCTGGGTGAGGAACTACAAGTTTCTTCTCTAACTGGAGGGACCGCAGGTTTCCTCAGTACAGCCCCTTGCTGCCTACCAGGATTCACTTCTCCAAACTGTGCCCAatttctcctcccagctcagcGCTGAGCCCAGGGCGGGTTTCATTTCTGCTCTCCCCACCTTAGCTCTGAAGCTGAACTCACCCAGACGATGatggagaagaaggagaaggtgaTTGCTGCCCGGGCAGCGTCTGCTCCTTGCGAGACCCCTTTGCTCATTGTCGTCAATTGCCACTGGTTTGTTAGGAAGCAGAAGGCTACAAACCACAGGAAGGACAAGAAACCTGAAAGAAGACAGAGCTGGTCAGTGATGTCCCTGCCCACCGCTGCCTCTGCTGCAAGGACCCACTTGCTGATGCACAAACACGCCGCCATCAAGATTTTCAAACAGCAACTGTGATCATGGGTGCCTTGGCCTCTGCTGTGGCTCAGACAGAGCTATGTCAAAAGAGGCTGATTTGCAATTGCTGGAAAAAACAGGGACAGAAGGAACCTTGTAGGGTCACCCAGTGTGTTGCCCGCCTGAAGGTTAGCTCACCCACATCTCAACCTGATCTCAAAGACCTACAGGGAGAGCACACCCTCTCTGGGCATGCTGTCCTCACAGCCTGTGGGATTTCAGCCTGCTCGCAGGGGTCAAGGCACTACCAACTCAATTCCAGCACCCCAGCGTGTCAACCCACCATTCCCTCTGTTCCCTGGACACCACCGGCTCTTAGAAACTTTGGGCTGGAAACGGCAAACCTCACCCAGCAAGAAGCCTGGACTTCTGAGAGCAGCACCAGGCTGCTTGGCTGATGCAGGAGGAGGCTTTACGGCTGTCTGCGATGAGCTATGCTTTGCTCCTACCCAACGACACAGCCAGAGAgcttaaaaaaaggcaaggaacAATCACCCAGGAATATGGACAGGCTGAGATTAAGCCCTGCTCCGAACACAGGGATCACGAGTGACCCTGGAATGTCAGTGCATCCCACCAGCGCAGCAAACAAGCAAGTGCTCGTCAAGGGCAGGGACACAGCAGGGCTGCCCATGGGGCTGAGAGGCACAGCGGCTTCAAGTGAGGGAGCTCTGCTCATCCTCGCTGCCCTCCGCTGACTGCGCTCCTGTTCTCAGCCTCTCTGGGCTCTGCGGGACTGAGCAAAAATGCTCTGGTGTTTATGCCTTACTGGAACCAAAGCTGGCTGAGCAAGATAGGGCCGCAGCTCCCCTAATTCAATCACCAGCCAACAGCACTGCCTGGTGCCAAGGAGCTCAGAAAATAGTCAAGAAGCAAGCCCTAAGCGCACAGTGTAAGGAGCAGTGATGCCTTCCAGCGCTGGGAAGAGGAGCTGCACAACCTGAAGCCTTCCATGATGCTGTTTTAAGGGTCTCCAGCTTTCCTGAGCATCCCCAGAACAAAGGTTCCCCCACCCACCATTTTGGGGTGTCGGTGGGACACTGAGCTACCCAGCACCTTCCCAAGGATTGTTAGCGCATCAGCGTGAGTGGTCCCACGGGGCAGCCTGCTGCAAAGCACAGCCTgactgcagggagaggaaagaagcTTCCTTTATTCCCCTTTATCTTGCCAGTCGTTCCTAAATACGATATAAAATGCACGCATGCATTCACATCCAGTGTGAGTTACAGGGCTCATCGCACACCTCGCCTTTAATTCAGAATTTACTCCTAAATGCAGTTTAAGAAAACGCACTCGTCACCTCCTTCTCTTGCACGGTGGGGCCTGGGGCTTCCCGACCAGCAGATGCTTTTGTCTGCCTGGCCGTGCTTGAGCCCTCGAGCTGCCCTCCCAGCAACACAACCTCCAGCCAGGCTTTCCTTTTTGAAACTACAGACTAACACAACAGCCTCATTTTGCCAAATACAGCTAATGCCTGCCACCAAAACCGCCCCAAATCTCTGCATATACATTTTCACTTCCCCTTAGGATGACCACTCATTGTCAGTGTTAAATGAGGCCTCTGGGGTTTATTCCTCAAAGGTCATCCTCAGGCACGGAGATGCTTTTTAACCTCCCAGCTCTGTTGTAATGGGGCTTTACCAGCAGCTGGGCCCCGTTACGGGAAGCAGATCCAATGCCTACATGTGGACACAAGATGCTGGCCTGAGGTACAGCGCTGCCTGCAGCTCGGATGACCAGTACGTGGTGAACATAGCGGGGAGCGGTGCCCCGGCATGTCTTGGTGCAGGAGATGCTGAACCACATCTCCAGATGCTGCATTGCTGAAGCGCTCCCACCTCTGGGTACTTGGGGAGCAAATGCCACGGCAGTGGGGAGCACTGCCCTCCTGTGCCCGAGAAGCAAGCCTCAGCCAGGAATTTCTCACTCAAATATGCACTTTCCTGGGGACAGCAGTGTTTGGAAGTCGAAAGACCAGAGATGAAACCTAagagcagctcccagcaggtTAATTTGGAGCCACACTGTGGGGAGCAGACAGATGCTCAGGGACAAGCTCTAGGGCCACGCAGTGCTGGCACCAAGGGACACGGGGGCTCTCCAACAGGACTGGGCTGTGTCACTGGTTTATAGAGGGTGAGCTTGTCTGGGAGGACTGTTTCTTTGTTTAACACTCAATCTAGTGCAGTGGGTCCTCCCTCATACGCTCCTGGGTAGGACACTACCCCAGAGCACAAGTCACAGCCACGACATGGGGGCTGCCCACCAACCAGCAGCACAAAGCCCCGTCTATCGCTGGTGTCTTCTAAGGGTTTTCAAGAGTTAAAATGACATCATGCACATCTCTGAACGTGCACCGGCTGCGCTGGGTATTGCAGTTACTGGCTTCCTCTGCAACACTGAGATATGCAAGACGCTGACCTTCCCAGTGCTAAAACCGTTAGCTTCTTCAGACAAAAACCTCTAGCTGGGGTCACTTCTGCTGTTACCCATGTTGACCCTGGAGCTTTCACAACGCAGGGGCAAGCCTTTCCCTTCCacacccagctctgcctggatccctgagaagaaaaaggattcCCTCCAGTTCcctggagaagaaggaaggcagGTATCGCTGTCAACAGAGGAAATGGGGTCAGGCATCTCCAGAAACACCAGCCAGATGCTGTTCAAAGTTTGCTGTGTGTATGATCAGGCCTTCCAGAGAGCTCTACGGGaactatttttgtttctgtaccagtgcttattttcatttgtgatCCTGTTCACCTGCTAGCACTCCTTGGAGATGAGGCTTTGCACCCGATAACACAAATCAGACATGCGGGGATCGCACCCGGTGCCTCACGGGGAACGTGGCCGTGACCTTgtctggcacccgcacagtcCCAGTCCTGCGGAGGGGCTGGCAGTGCCTGCACCAAAGCCCAGGTGTATTTGCAGCATCAGGTCTAAGAGGGTGTTTTGGAAGTGTCTGTCGCTACCCGtgaattttaaaacctcacGAAGAGGGCTGAGCTGACAGTAGCGTGGTGTGGCTACATGTGCCGGTCCCGACTGCAGCTGGAAACAGGCACAGCCGCACCCTCCAGCATGCCGGGGAAAAGGAGAATGCCAGGAAGCACCGCAAAAGCCAGTAGATAATTATCGTTTTAGGATCTGCAGACACCAGAGTGCAAACACCAGGAAAGATGCGTTACAGCCATAATTACAGCCTGGTCCCAAGCAAGCGCATGTCTACAGGAGCAGCTGTAAGAGcagatggaagagaaagtcgcAAGTGCCGTTTGCACAGCACCccggccctgcctgcacccctgcctgcaccccagcatTACCTCCCAGCCAGCTCGGGGGGTCTGGTCTGCCACTGATCTAACCCACAAGTCCTCTTTCCTTCAAGCAAAAGAAAGTTGTGGGTTAACACTTTCATTAACTTCCCCCCCAACAACCTCCAGAGACAGCAACTGCCTGCTGACATCTGCTTTGCTGGCAGCCGGCACCCGGCTCCTGGGTGACCCGGGCGAAGGGCCAGAAATGACCTGCTTCTCTCACCCCGCCACACGCCGCCCGGTTTGCAATGCTCCCTCGCATCCGAGCACGGCCCTCACCCGCTTAGTTCCCAGATGCATTTTTGGCTTTTAAATTAAGCAATAATGCAGAGATCACACACGGAGAGAAAAGATGAAACAGTTACAACGAAAAAGGAGGATACCAAGCGTCCCATCCTcagtggggaggaaaaaaggtgaCAGCGTAAGAGAGTCCCACAGGTGAAGTCTCATGGGGTTACTAACATGGAAGTAGTTAAACAAGGCAAATTATGTGGGTCAGCTCTGCCTCCTGGCAGGTTCGGTGCCCgaggctgctgggagcagcggGGTACGGTGGGCCGCgatctctgcagctgcagaggcttCACATGCCAACGAAACCCTGCACTTCATCTCCGCTGTGGGATCTGCTTGTATCAACGCTTGTTCTGCGAGCAACCAACTGCCTGGCATTTCTGAGTGAGTGGGTGTACAGGCTATGGCAGTAGGGCTGTAAGAAAGGTTTGGGGCAGCCGTAATTTTAGAAAAGGGAAGGCACAGCAATAGGAAAGAGATAAAATACACTGGGCAGGGACCCACCCTGACATCTCCCGGTGAAATGAACCCATTTGCTtgtccaggcagcagcagggtgctTTGCACACCGAGCATCCGTGCAGCTAACGGCTTGTGCCGCTGCTTCAACTGCGGCAGGATTTCGGTGGGGAGGGACCTTCGGGTGCCGCGTGTCCAACCTGCTGCTCCAAGCGGGGTcagtggggaggggaaggaccAGGCTCACCGATTCCTCCCGCCAGACCTCAGGGACCTCCACCCTCCCCAGGAGTGAACAGGGCAACTGCATGTCAGCAGCATTTCACTGAATTTGGGCTTAGAAGATGCAAAAAACAGACCTTGGTGGAGATGTGTTTACCTTCAACCATGGATTTTGTTACAAGAGCCCCAGACAACACTCCTGTTTATATCAGCATCAAGCTGGATTTCAGCACAGCATTTGCTAGTCGTTGCCCTGTGGGAAACGACTTGTTAAGTGGGGACAGCGGTGATTGTACAAGAGCAGCGAGAAAGGTaaggagctgctggcagggagacCTACTGGGCAGCGTTAACAGAGGCAATGCCAGGCTGGAGGGGAGCTATAGAAGGCTGCTTTTTGCAGACCCCGATAGGTGACACTGTGTCAGTCACAGGCTCGTGTCCACATGACCTGCATGCaattgatttatttgttttaccaGCAAGGAAGCAGCTTGCCTGTCTTCTACCAAGAAGCCTGCAGAGGGGATGGCCTGAGGGAGCAGGACGTCTCTGCCTGGACACAGGCTGAAGACACGATGCACCTGGAGCACACACACTGGCCCAGGGTGATCCTGGGGTAAATACAGTCTCACcatgggcagcagagctgcgtTGGGTGGATTTaccagcacagacctctggTGCAATGCTgcagcctgtccccagggcaCAGCGCAACCCCTGCACGGCAGAGGCTTTGCAGGGCAGAAATCATCTTCGCCAGCTCGCTGCTGAAGCCTGTCAATGTGCACACAGTGCATGACAAGTACAAAAGAGAAATGAGGCAGAGATTGAGAGCGATACCATTTCACACAAGCGTGGCAGGGGAGAGAAGGCGGTTACCAGGTGGAAGGCAGGGAGGATCACAGCCTCGCACCGTGACATGCAGCACCAGCCAGAAGACGGATGTGATGTTCCCCTTTCGTTTGATTTGAAAGGTTGCAGGCACTGAGCCCCACAGAAGGGATTGTAAATATCATCTAACAAGGGCTGGATGCCGGTGCTCTAGGACCATGGAAATAAGCTTTCTAGCAAGGAGAGAACATCCTTAACAACAGGCAAGTGCAGGGAGGTGATGACGGATGTTTTCATTTGGGACCAGAGAGCCATCAGCGGTGCTTGCGCTGGATAAATCACCTTCAGACTTCGCTAACACAAGAGGCTGGAAATGGAGAACATCCGCTGCAAACTCAGCCAGGCAACTCCCACGGCAGCCGAGCAGAGGACAGCCTCTCCCGGCTCAAGGCATCCCGCCTGCTCGTATTCACATGGATGAGCCCCAGGTCAAGGGGCTCGAGACGGCACAGAAGATCTGTGCCAGCCCTTGGGAGCCCCAGACCCACCTGCACACCGCAGTCCTCGAGGCAGCAAGGGATTACAGTGATGTGTAGAAAcgtgtttctgctttgttccaAAACACAAATGCACAAAGTGAAAACAGACCCAGATGTAACCGATGAAATGACATTTGCTTGAGCCAGAAACTGGAGATGAGGGAGGGTAAAATACCCCGTCTGGTCTCTGAGATGAAACCATCAAACCTCACTTCTCTGCGTGGCCTCACTGAATCCAGCTCAGCAAATGTCTCCGGTTGCAGAAGTGACACAGACCAGTGGGACACCCCACTGTCCCCAGGCTGCCACACACCAGCTTCCGCGTTGCTGCCTCTGAGCTCATGGCTGGATGGGACAACCAATCTGCcacctctcttctccccagctgAGGCACGCGAGTCCTGCCACGCcatgggaggggaggggaggactCAAGTGTGGAGCTGCAGGGCATGGCAACGACCCATGGAGCCAGCATCGCCCTTTGCAAGCACAGCAAAGCCAAAGACGTACCTGAAAAGCCAAGGTCCAGCAGGACGACCCGTTTGCGGTCCTTCACGCTGCTGATCTGCTGGAAGTAGAGGTCCACGACAAAGAAGAAGATACAGCCAAAGAAGGCAATGATGCCAACGGCAATGCCGTAACTGCAGGCACTCTCATTCTCATTGAAGATGCAGAGCAGGTCGGGGTTCTGGCTGTCCTTGTTCACGTAGCACTCGTTCACGATGGAGCCAAACACTACGATGGAGAAGATCtacaaaaggaaggagaaaacacaACTTGCTGCTGTTTACATTTAACTCTGTTTTCCAACAACAACATGATTGGATTCAATCCTGTCTCTGACTCCATGGCAACATGGCATTTGTTAGACAGATCCTGACTCTCGCCCGGTTGGTGGCCCAAAGCAATGGGCTGGTGGACAGTACCTAGGTCCTCCTTTGCTGTGAGCCTGTCTGCCTTTCAGTGGCTTGGTTTGCAGAGTATTTTAAGATATGTTATTCTCcagacaggctggggagggaaaaaatgaataGATGGGATGGGTCTCTGCACAGTCTTTCTGCTTGTGCTGCTCTCCGCTGTCAGGCTGTGCTCGATAAACCCCCTTGTGTCACTGCAGAGCGGGGAGAAATGAAGTTACAGAGGATAACTGAGCTGCTGAGCAGGCTGACCCAGGGAAAGACTGGATGCCCAGTGGAGCGGGGATGGGACATGGCAgcatggggaggtggggagcagcTCACCTGGGCACAGCAAGGCAGAGGGACAGGCCGCCCTGTGAATGACAGGGCAATTTTTCGCCTGGCTTAGCAGGCGTTGAAGGATGCAGCATCTGCATCCATTATCCAGTGACCTGCTTTTGGCCCTGAGAGGGACAAAAAAGGGCAGGGGGGTTGCTGGTGGCTGCCCAGCTCCCACCGCTGGGACCCAAGGGTGTTTCATGTCCCTGCAAGCAGGGAAGGAGCCGGATGGCAGCGCGTAGCCAGCTGCCTAAATTAATACCATTCCCGATACTGCATGCTAAAGTAATTCCCTTAACCCCTCCAACACCAAAGGCAGCAAGCGGAAGCCGTGGGACCGGCTACATTACAATTCGCTCTGGAACCTGCTCCGTTAGAGCCTAGAAAGCGCTGCACCACCGTTTGGATTTCAAGGCTGCGAGCAGGGAGGGAAACAAGGCGTGCAGACACCCCTCCATCAAGCTGCGAACCTCTGATCTTGTCCTCGCTGCCAGCACCACCTCCCCACGTCCCTGCaggctcccccaccccacctgctCGCAGGACACAGTTGGAGGCCACGTATGCGGGCGGAGAGATAAGAGGCTCCTCCGGCACGCCCCAGCGTGGCGGCTGCGTGGGAGCAGCTGGGGTCTCGGGGTACGGCGCAGCTCCTGCTCTGGAAGCCCTGCCACAGTCTTCTGCAGTAACAGCACGACACGAAGCGCACGAGACCGAGACAAGCGACAGACAGAGGCGGCAGCCGAAGAGCCACATAATAAACTGCAGCCGGTGGCCTTTGCAAAGTCACCTGTGTCTTACCCACAGAGCTGATGCCCAGCCGTGGGCCACCTCCTACAGCTCTGCGCTCCCCGAAGCGCAGTGTTAGCAGAGCTGGGTGAAACGGAGCAGAAGCCACTATGAGCAAATCACGCAGAAAGCTCTAACCACTCTTTAACATAACATTGTGATATATATTTTCTCTCAAGCACCGTCCAGATATCTCCCTCTTGCCTGCTGCAAAGGATTTAATCCAGACTTCTCTCCTCCAAATTCCTTTCAGTGCTGGGGTAAAGCTGCACCGGAGCTGCTTCTGTCTGAAGCTACTTACAAATGCAAGTGTCCATTAACAAACACATCTTAGAGGGTGTCCACTAACACTCCCCCAAGTTGGAGGGGACAACAAACAAATGGGGATTGAATTACTAAAATGTGAAGGATTGGTGAGggatatttttgtttccctctAAGGTGTGAtctgagcagaagcagcagagtcTCCGGAGTACATCCTACCTTGGGTGTGTAGGAGCTCCTGCAAgcagccaccccagcaccccaagtCCAGGGCTTTGCCACCAGCTTCTCATGCTG
It encodes:
- the SYNGR3 gene encoding synaptogyrin-3; translation: MEGASFGAGRAGGAIDPVDFLKQPQTILRVTAWIFSIVVFGSIVNECYVNKDSQNPDLLCIFNENESACSYGIAVGIIAFFGCIFFFVVDLYFQQISSVKDRKRVVLLDLGFSGFLSFLWFVAFCFLTNQWQLTTMSKGVSQGADAARAAITFSFFSIIVWVALAVKALQRYRLGTDMSLFTTDQFATDPNAAYPGYPTAASGIESTETYQSPPFTETLDTNPKGYQVPAY